In the Paroedura picta isolate Pp20150507F chromosome 15, Ppicta_v3.0, whole genome shotgun sequence genome, one interval contains:
- the TMEM52 gene encoding transmembrane protein 52 isoform X2, which translates to MAAFHERGGGGGSCLLPLPLLQQLLLFVLAAALQVKPSVASIRCEGHSLQECAQQTGSWTSLWLIMLTVFLLLMCGIGASCVKFCCRKKRPPVQNFPPQGHDLTAIPMDHDSTAHSTVTSYSSVQYPQSIMLPLSFREIDRSLMNPPAYSLYAIELPPSYDEAIKMAKPCIETPMTGQKPDKNASSPVAAEEPNQPLAVATEEPNQPSAVAAEEPNQPSTVATEEPNQPSAVAAEEPNQPPPVAADEPNQPPMLPETSSSSPETVQPDPQLPETSTQGQPEL; encoded by the exons ATGGCGGCCTTCCACgagcggggcggcggcggggggtcctgcctcctgcccctgcctctgctgcagcagctgctgctgttcgTGCTTGCAGCCGCCTTGCAA GTAAAGCCTTCCGTTGCCAGTATCCGTTGTGAGGGCCACAGCCTACAAGA GTGTGCCCAGCAGACCGGGAGCTGGACCAGCTTGTG gcTAATCATGCTCACGGTGTTCCtgctgctgatgtgtggcattgGAGCCAGCTGCGTGAAGTTTTGTTGCCGCAAGAAGAGGCCCCCCGTGCAGAATTTCCCCCCGCAAGGCCACGACCTCACGGCCATCCCCATGGACCATGACAGCACCGCCCACAGCACCGTCACAT CGTACAGTTCCGTACAATATCCTCAGAGCATCATGCTTCCTCTGTCCTTCAGGGAGATTGACAGAAGTCTCATGAATCCCCCAGCATACAGTCTTTATGCCATAGAGTTGCCGCCATCTTACGATGAGGCCATCAAGATGGCAAAGCCCTGCATTGAGACGCCAATGACTGGCCAGAAACCAGACAAGAATGCCTCCTCACCGGTAGCAGCGGAAGAGCCGAACCAGCCCTTGGCTGTAGCGACAGAAGAGCCGAACCAGCCCTCAGCAGTAGCGGCGGAAGAGCCGAACCAGCCCTCGACCGTAGCGACGGAAGAGCCGAACCAGCCCTCAGCAGTAGCGGCGGAAGAGCCGAACCAGCCCCCGCCAGTAGCTGCGGATGAGCCGAACCAGCCCCCAATGTTGCCTGAGACGTCAAGCAGCAGCCCTGAGACAGTACAGCCAGATCCGCAGCTTCCAGAAACTTCCACACAAGGACAGCCAGAACTTTAG
- the TMEM52 gene encoding transmembrane protein 52 isoform X1, giving the protein MAAFHERGGGGGSCLLPLPLLQQLLLFVLAAALQVKPSVASIRCEGHSLQECAQQTGSWTSLWYVWLIMLTVFLLLMCGIGASCVKFCCRKKRPPVQNFPPQGHDLTAIPMDHDSTAHSTVTSYSSVQYPQSIMLPLSFREIDRSLMNPPAYSLYAIELPPSYDEAIKMAKPCIETPMTGQKPDKNASSPVAAEEPNQPLAVATEEPNQPSAVAAEEPNQPSTVATEEPNQPSAVAAEEPNQPPPVAADEPNQPPMLPETSSSSPETVQPDPQLPETSTQGQPEL; this is encoded by the exons ATGGCGGCCTTCCACgagcggggcggcggcggggggtcctgcctcctgcccctgcctctgctgcagcagctgctgctgttcgTGCTTGCAGCCGCCTTGCAA GTAAAGCCTTCCGTTGCCAGTATCCGTTGTGAGGGCCACAGCCTACAAGA GTGTGCCCAGCAGACCGGGAGCTGGACCAGCTTGTGGTACGTCTG gcTAATCATGCTCACGGTGTTCCtgctgctgatgtgtggcattgGAGCCAGCTGCGTGAAGTTTTGTTGCCGCAAGAAGAGGCCCCCCGTGCAGAATTTCCCCCCGCAAGGCCACGACCTCACGGCCATCCCCATGGACCATGACAGCACCGCCCACAGCACCGTCACAT CGTACAGTTCCGTACAATATCCTCAGAGCATCATGCTTCCTCTGTCCTTCAGGGAGATTGACAGAAGTCTCATGAATCCCCCAGCATACAGTCTTTATGCCATAGAGTTGCCGCCATCTTACGATGAGGCCATCAAGATGGCAAAGCCCTGCATTGAGACGCCAATGACTGGCCAGAAACCAGACAAGAATGCCTCCTCACCGGTAGCAGCGGAAGAGCCGAACCAGCCCTTGGCTGTAGCGACAGAAGAGCCGAACCAGCCCTCAGCAGTAGCGGCGGAAGAGCCGAACCAGCCCTCGACCGTAGCGACGGAAGAGCCGAACCAGCCCTCAGCAGTAGCGGCGGAAGAGCCGAACCAGCCCCCGCCAGTAGCTGCGGATGAGCCGAACCAGCCCCCAATGTTGCCTGAGACGTCAAGCAGCAGCCCTGAGACAGTACAGCCAGATCCGCAGCTTCCAGAAACTTCCACACAAGGACAGCCAGAACTTTAG